The following are encoded in a window of Fretibacter rubidus genomic DNA:
- a CDS encoding LysR substrate-binding domain-containing protein, with product MPTADSGYSNNIDILLQRMDIQPNIIAEVGDTVMMRLLARQDIGLAILPPIVVIDELSKGQLHEACKLDGITEYFAALTLNSNLPNPILNELLASYSSPTA from the coding sequence CTGCCGACCGCAGACAGTGGTTACAGCAATAATATTGATATCTTATTGCAGCGTATGGATATTCAGCCCAATATTATTGCCGAGGTCGGTGATACGGTCATGATGCGCCTTTTGGCCCGACAAGACATAGGGCTGGCTATCTTGCCGCCAATTGTTGTCATTGATGAGCTTTCAAAAGGGCAGCTTCATGAGGCGTGCAAATTAGACGGCATTACCGAATATTTTGCGGCGCTGACGTTAAACAGCAATCTGCCCAATCCAATTTTAAATGAACTATTGGCGTCCTATAGCTCACCAACAGCTTGA
- a CDS encoding DNA translocase FtsK 4TM domain-containing protein produces the protein MPPTATATQYNTPDYDAAYAQDLMDDVIGRGPSALKRAVTALFMCGLAMVILISVLSFSPFDTTADTAGLTGQIGGVQNKLGAPGAAVGNVLLQLIGGGSVMLGGLLLFSGLRRMIKPRPYGSRFDRLRRMAIVAGAVFFGTATLSAFPIPQSWPMATGLGGWIGDLVYLNSKAGLDHFNLPVSGLLVAGLMFLASSFCLARYFGIVGRHVLDLWDAAGLVWATFRVWVDGIVSFFAAKFEKSYTADVEADDSLGHLYRTGTDTSETAQATQVAYAPITPAPAPTPVAPEPKPKKKKRVSVKKRAKAPEFDFPEGSDFVLPGLDLLKTPPPRQAITDEAALVRSAENLHRVMAEYGIKGEMGSVRPGPVVTLFEFEPAPGMKSQRIINLSDDIARNMSAQSARIAVVPGRNAMGVELPNRRRETVWLKNMLASETFQNSEAGLPMVMGEDIGGAPFVADLSKMPHLLVAGTTGSGKSVGVNAMILSLMFKLTPEECKFIMIDPKMLELSVYDGAPHLLAPVVTEPKKAVVALKWTVREMEDRYRKMSKMGVRNMAGYNEKVAEAKARGEVMTNTKMTGYDKESGEPLYHTEELDYEPMPYIVVIIDEMADLMMVAGKDIEGTVQRLAQMARAAGIHMIMATQRPSVDVITGTIKANFPTRVSFRVGSKIDSRTILGEQGAEQLLGNGDMLFMGTGRPRRLHGPFVSDGEVERVAAFVKAQGTPSYLEAITEDPEEAAAFDEAAGGDAETSLFDQAVAIVARDRKASTSYVQRRLSIGYNRAADLIDRMEQEGMIGPSGPGGKREIFLPE, from the coding sequence ATGCCGCCTACTGCCACCGCAACGCAATATAACACGCCAGACTATGACGCCGCCTATGCGCAAGATTTGATGGATGATGTTATTGGGCGCGGGCCAAGCGCGTTAAAACGCGCGGTGACGGCTCTGTTTATGTGCGGCCTCGCGATGGTTATCCTCATTAGCGTGCTTAGCTTTAGTCCCTTTGACACGACTGCGGACACGGCGGGACTGACCGGGCAAATTGGCGGTGTTCAGAATAAATTGGGCGCGCCGGGCGCGGCAGTGGGTAATGTCCTGCTTCAACTCATCGGCGGTGGGTCTGTCATGCTGGGCGGGCTTCTTTTATTTTCTGGTCTGCGCCGCATGATAAAGCCGCGCCCCTATGGGTCGCGTTTTGATCGGTTGCGCCGCATGGCCATTGTCGCAGGGGCTGTCTTTTTTGGCACGGCGACATTATCGGCGTTCCCCATTCCGCAAAGCTGGCCCATGGCGACAGGGCTTGGCGGTTGGATCGGGGATTTGGTCTATCTGAATTCAAAAGCGGGCTTGGATCATTTTAACCTGCCCGTCTCTGGCTTACTGGTCGCAGGTCTGATGTTTCTGGCGTCGAGCTTTTGCCTTGCGCGCTATTTCGGAATTGTCGGACGGCATGTGCTTGATTTATGGGACGCGGCGGGCCTTGTCTGGGCGACATTCCGCGTTTGGGTTGACGGCATCGTCAGCTTTTTTGCCGCCAAATTTGAAAAAAGCTACACCGCAGATGTCGAAGCCGATGATAGCCTCGGGCATTTATACCGCACGGGAACAGATACAAGCGAAACGGCCCAAGCCACACAAGTCGCCTATGCGCCAATTACGCCTGCTCCTGCGCCCACCCCCGTCGCGCCAGAGCCTAAACCCAAAAAGAAAAAACGCGTCTCTGTTAAGAAGCGCGCGAAAGCCCCAGAATTTGATTTCCCTGAAGGGTCTGATTTCGTGCTGCCGGGGCTTGATTTGCTCAAGACACCGCCGCCGCGCCAAGCGATTACCGACGAAGCCGCGCTGGTGCGTTCTGCGGAAAATCTCCACCGTGTTATGGCGGAATACGGTATCAAAGGCGAGATGGGATCAGTGCGCCCCGGCCCGGTTGTGACCCTGTTTGAGTTCGAGCCTGCACCGGGCATGAAAAGCCAACGCATCATTAATCTGTCTGACGATATTGCACGCAATATGTCCGCGCAATCTGCGCGTATCGCCGTGGTGCCGGGCCGTAACGCAATGGGTGTGGAATTGCCAAACCGCCGCCGCGAAACTGTGTGGCTAAAAAATATGCTCGCCTCAGAGACGTTTCAAAATTCCGAGGCCGGCCTGCCTATGGTGATGGGCGAAGATATTGGCGGCGCGCCCTTTGTGGCGGACCTGTCCAAAATGCCTCACTTGCTTGTCGCGGGTACGACAGGCTCTGGTAAATCTGTTGGTGTGAACGCCATGATATTGTCGCTCATGTTCAAGCTCACGCCAGAAGAATGTAAGTTTATTATGATTGACCCGAAAATGCTGGAGCTATCCGTCTATGACGGCGCGCCGCATCTGCTCGCTCCTGTGGTGACAGAACCGAAAAAAGCCGTGGTTGCCCTGAAATGGACCGTACGGGAAATGGAAGACCGCTACCGTAAAATGTCCAAAATGGGCGTACGCAATATGGCGGGCTATAATGAAAAAGTCGCCGAAGCTAAAGCGCGCGGCGAGGTCATGACGAACACAAAAATGACGGGCTATGACAAAGAATCGGGTGAGCCGCTCTATCATACCGAAGAACTGGATTATGAACCCATGCCTTATATCGTCGTGATTATCGACGAAATGGCAGACCTGATGATGGTCGCGGGTAAAGATATCGAAGGCACAGTGCAGCGCCTCGCGCAAATGGCGCGTGCGGCGGGTATCCACATGATTATGGCCACACAACGCCCCTCTGTCGATGTGATTACGGGTACCATCAAAGCCAACTTCCCGACCCGTGTGTCTTTCCGCGTGGGCTCTAAGATCGACAGCCGCACAATCCTTGGGGAGCAGGGGGCAGAGCAGCTTTTGGGTAATGGTGATATGCTATTCATGGGCACGGGCCGTCCGCGTAGACTACACGGGCCGTTTGTCTCGGACGGCGAAGTGGAACGCGTCGCCGCCTTTGTCAAAGCCCAAGGCACGCCGAGTTATCTAGAAGCCATTACAGAAGACCCCGAAGAGGCCGCCGCCTTTGACGAGGCCGCTGGCGGTGACGCTGAAACTTCGCTCTTTGACCAAGCCGTCGCCATTGTCGCGCGCGACCGTAAAGCCTCCACCAGCTACGTCCAACGGCGCCTGTCCATCGGCTATAACCGCGCCGCAGACCTGATTGACCGCATGGAACAAGAAGGCATGATCGGCCCCTCTGGCCCCGGCGGCAAAAGAGAGATTTTCTTACCGGAGTAA
- the dnaN gene encoding DNA polymerase III subunit beta, whose amino-acid sequence MKISIERAALLTALGHVQNVVERRNTIPILSNVLMTAKDGALTLVATDLDIEISEATSADVDAPGDITAPAHTLYDIARKLPDGAQVSLKIGADDRLEVDAGRSHFTLPLLPAGDFPKMTADGFTHNFVLKAGELRRLIDKTKFAISTEETRYYLNGIYMHAHDGLLRAVATDGHRLALSEMELPAGAADLPGVIIPRKTIAEIRRLIDSGDGEVSLSVSEAKIRFHYGTAVLTSKLIDGSFPDYERVIPKGNTKELVIDNAIFAKAVDRVATISAEKSRSVKLSLSQDSLALAVNNPEHGNAHEDLMVDYSAEPLEIGFNAKYLLDVAGQIEGRDATFYLDSPAAPALVKDSEDPSSLFVLMPLRV is encoded by the coding sequence ATGAAAATCTCTATCGAACGCGCCGCCTTGCTGACGGCTTTGGGTCATGTGCAAAATGTTGTCGAACGTCGCAATACTATCCCTATTTTGTCTAATGTTCTGATGACGGCCAAAGACGGCGCGCTGACGCTTGTCGCCACAGATTTGGACATTGAAATTTCAGAGGCTACATCTGCTGATGTCGATGCACCGGGCGATATTACGGCGCCCGCGCATACGCTTTATGATATTGCACGCAAGTTGCCTGACGGCGCGCAAGTCTCGCTAAAAATTGGTGCGGATGACCGTCTTGAAGTCGATGCAGGACGCTCTCACTTCACGCTGCCTCTATTGCCTGCCGGTGATTTTCCAAAAATGACGGCGGACGGTTTTACCCATAATTTTGTCTTAAAGGCAGGCGAACTTCGCCGCCTGATTGATAAGACGAAATTCGCGATCAGTACCGAAGAAACGCGCTATTATCTCAACGGTATTTACATGCACGCCCATGACGGATTGCTCCGCGCTGTGGCAACCGATGGTCACCGCTTGGCCCTGTCTGAAATGGAACTGCCCGCAGGGGCGGCTGATTTGCCAGGCGTCATTATTCCGCGAAAGACCATTGCTGAAATTCGCCGCCTTATTGATAGTGGTGACGGCGAGGTTAGCCTGTCTGTGTCAGAGGCGAAAATCCGCTTTCATTACGGCACAGCCGTTTTGACCTCCAAACTCATCGATGGGTCATTTCCAGATTATGAGCGCGTTATCCCCAAAGGGAACACCAAGGAACTGGTTATTGATAATGCCATTTTTGCCAAAGCCGTTGACCGCGTTGCCACTATATCGGCGGAAAAATCGCGTAGCGTCAAACTCAGCCTGTCCCAAGACAGCCTCGCGCTGGCGGTGAACAATCCTGAACATGGTAATGCCCATGAAGATTTGATGGTAGACTACAGCGCAGAGCCGCTGGAAATTGGGTTTAACGCGAAATATCTTTTGGACGTGGCAGGACAGATTGAAGGGCGCGACGCAACTTTTTATCTGGACAGCCCAGCCGCCCCCGCCCTTGTCAAAGACAGCGAAGACCCTTCCAGCCTTTTCGTGCTGATGCCGCTGCGCGTATAG
- the dnaA gene encoding chromosomal replication initiator protein DnaA: MPKKRNTDILSSPDAPNMFTGEAPLESAHKVWAKVDKELIYALGPNVHRSWTGRLSVSDACAFSVNLTAPTRFIASKIETQYFDDVQRLWAKHDVVAPPRQITISRPVSHMTPSASSLKNRQPGKALASHRPPALGASKIDASENTQPKATTTRYRTKASFERSDREMALNNTAVSDTPFGDTGASAFDGTARARMGESPRQRFTFDNFVVGAPNEFAFAVARQIASLDEPQYNPVVLHGANGIGKTHLLYAVQNAVEASDPTRRVKLISSEKFVNAFVSSVRGGGRDEIEAFKSSLRDVDVLIIDDAHFIADKPGSQEELLHTLISLVGEGRQVLIAADRHPDLIEKASDRLKSYLCSGLVCKISAADYELRLRILDRLIARRRETANATLAIPQNARDHLAARINATPRDLEGAFNQVVAQSELLGTPITLETIQETLSDSRYSKGMRLTVDKIQRAVAEEFGIALNDMTSKRRARDIARPRQVAMYLCKKLTKRSLPDIGRRFGGRDHTTVMHAVKRVDSLRAEDSVFNSRVSAVETTLKG, from the coding sequence GTGCCAAAAAAGCGTAACACCGATATTTTATCGTCTCCCGATGCTCCCAATATGTTCACAGGCGAAGCGCCGCTAGAAAGCGCGCATAAAGTCTGGGCCAAAGTCGACAAAGAACTGATTTATGCGCTTGGGCCGAACGTGCACCGCTCTTGGACAGGTCGTCTATCTGTAAGTGATGCGTGCGCCTTTTCGGTTAATTTGACGGCTCCGACCCGGTTTATCGCATCAAAGATTGAAACGCAGTATTTTGATGACGTGCAACGCCTTTGGGCCAAACATGATGTTGTGGCGCCGCCGCGCCAAATTACAATCTCTCGTCCTGTGTCTCACATGACGCCGTCTGCAAGCTCGCTGAAAAATCGTCAGCCTGGCAAAGCTTTGGCCTCGCACCGTCCGCCTGCTTTGGGCGCGTCCAAAATAGACGCATCCGAAAACACACAGCCAAAGGCGACAACAACGCGCTACCGCACCAAAGCCAGCTTTGAGCGTAGCGACCGTGAAATGGCTTTGAACAATACAGCCGTTAGTGACACACCCTTCGGAGATACAGGCGCGAGCGCCTTTGACGGCACCGCGCGGGCCCGCATGGGGGAAAGCCCGCGGCAACGATTTACTTTTGATAATTTCGTCGTTGGTGCGCCCAATGAATTTGCTTTTGCCGTCGCGCGCCAAATCGCAAGCCTTGACGAGCCGCAATATAATCCTGTTGTCCTGCACGGGGCCAACGGTATTGGTAAAACGCATTTGTTATATGCTGTGCAAAATGCGGTGGAGGCCTCTGATCCCACGCGTCGTGTGAAGCTCATCAGTAGCGAGAAATTTGTGAACGCTTTTGTGTCATCCGTGCGCGGCGGCGGACGTGACGAAATTGAAGCTTTCAAATCATCCCTGCGCGATGTTGATGTGCTCATTATTGATGACGCCCATTTCATTGCCGATAAACCCGGTAGCCAAGAAGAGCTATTGCATACGCTTATCTCGCTGGTTGGCGAAGGCCGCCAAGTGCTTATCGCAGCGGACCGTCATCCGGACTTGATTGAAAAAGCATCAGACCGTTTGAAATCCTATCTCTGTTCAGGCCTTGTGTGTAAAATTAGTGCGGCAGATTATGAATTGCGGCTGCGCATCCTTGACCGCCTGATTGCGCGCCGCCGCGAAACGGCCAATGCGACTTTGGCGATACCGCAAAATGCGCGCGATCATTTGGCTGCGCGTATCAACGCCACCCCGCGAGACCTTGAAGGGGCGTTTAATCAAGTTGTCGCGCAGTCCGAGCTGCTCGGCACACCCATTACGCTGGAAACTATTCAAGAGACACTGTCTGATAGCCGTTATTCCAAGGGCATGCGCTTGACGGTTGATAAAATCCAACGCGCAGTGGCAGAGGAATTTGGCATTGCGCTCAATGATATGACGTCCAAGCGTCGGGCGCGCGATATTGCCCGTCCGCGCCAAGTGGCGATGTATTTGTGTAAAAAACTGACCAAGCGGTCTTTGCCTGATATTGGGCGGCGCTTTGGCGGGAGGGACCACACAACGGTCATGCATGCGGTTAAACGCGTCGATTCGCTGCGTGCGGAAGACAGCGTCTTTAACAGCCGCGTAAGCGCGGTTGAGACAACGCTCAAGGGCTAA
- the recF gene encoding DNA replication/repair protein RecF — MSQPLPSDFPSSAQDKHRYIETLRLTDFRSYASLDLLLDGRPVVLSGPNGAGKTNLLEAVSFLSPGRGLRRAKVDAIARVDGNSVAPAWGVSAGVIDGDDDHRINVGQVPEQPRRRLVRLNGKSATGTDLAGLMTMMWLTPAQDRLFTGPASDRRKFLDRFCLVHAPGHGMASLRYEKARAERNRLLSDGITDAGWFEALEVDMALHGAHIAQARAMTASALIDQIDSRPEGAFPKAVIALDGDAEERFQSGLSFDDVQDFIKTQLEANRPRDRQAGRTLLGVHRSDLLVRHAAKDMPAELCSTGEQKALLIGLTLAHARAQSARRPILLLDEVAAHLDDTRRSAMIEELLDLGTQAFLTGTDALLFAAFEGRAQNFHVEGGVVSAQEESV; from the coding sequence ATGTCCCAACCTCTGCCGTCAGACTTTCCTTCTTCTGCGCAGGATAAACACCGCTATATCGAAACCCTTCGCCTGACGGATTTTCGGTCTTACGCCAGTCTTGATTTGTTACTAGACGGTCGTCCTGTGGTCCTGTCTGGGCCGAACGGTGCGGGCAAAACCAACCTATTAGAAGCGGTCTCTTTTTTATCGCCAGGACGTGGGCTTCGGCGCGCGAAAGTCGACGCCATTGCACGGGTTGACGGCAATAGTGTTGCGCCCGCATGGGGTGTGTCCGCAGGCGTCATTGACGGCGATGATGATCACCGCATCAATGTCGGCCAAGTGCCCGAACAGCCCCGTCGCCGTCTTGTGCGTTTGAACGGTAAATCCGCGACAGGCACGGATTTGGCGGGCCTGATGACGATGATGTGGCTGACCCCCGCTCAAGACCGCTTGTTCACAGGCCCAGCGTCTGATCGCCGTAAATTTCTGGACCGTTTTTGTCTGGTGCACGCCCCCGGTCACGGCATGGCGAGCCTGCGCTACGAGAAAGCCCGCGCCGAACGCAATCGATTATTATCAGACGGCATCACTGACGCAGGATGGTTTGAGGCGCTAGAAGTGGACATGGCCCTGCACGGCGCGCATATCGCCCAAGCCCGTGCTATGACGGCCAGTGCGCTGATCGACCAAATCGATAGCCGTCCCGAAGGCGCTTTTCCCAAAGCCGTTATCGCGCTGGACGGCGACGCAGAGGAACGGTTTCAATCGGGTCTATCTTTTGATGATGTGCAGGACTTTATCAAAACACAGCTAGAGGCAAACCGTCCACGCGACCGCCAAGCGGGCCGCACCTTATTGGGCGTTCATCGCTCTGATCTTTTGGTGAGGCACGCGGCGAAAGATATGCCCGCCGAATTATGTTCAACGGGGGAGCAAAAGGCGCTTCTCATCGGGCTGACTTTGGCCCATGCACGGGCTCAATCCGCGCGCCGTCCTATATTGCTGCTGGATGAGGTCGCGGCCCATTTGGACGATACCCGCCGCAGCGCCATGATCGAAGAACTGCTTGATCTTGGCACGCAAGCGTTTTTAACGGGAACCGACGCGTTGCTCTTTGCGGCCTTTGAGGGCCGCGCGCAAAATTTTCACGTCGAAGGCGGCGTGGTCAGCGCGCAAGAAGAAAGCGTTTAA
- a CDS encoding UbiH/UbiF/VisC/COQ6 family ubiquinone biosynthesis hydroxylase, which translates to MKTQFDIIIVGAGHVGLIAALASAQAGFDVALIDRADIKAPREDSRASTLAASSVAMLKNLGLWDALSGAVQPVHDMMIGEGRVGDISPLSLHFNGQNRDTPMAHMVENEILRRACVDAVYSKSSITILTEASVTDFDNGADTATVTLDSGAVLRAPLIVAADGRNSAMRRFAAIPAPRRDYDQSAIVFNISHSVPHGGVAHQLFLTGGPFAILPMVNNTACIVWSDKTRAVDAALALPPPAFKAEVMRRMGDVLGEIEITTTPYSYPLTLQLAEQYTQGRLALIGDAAHVILPLAGQGLNMGLRDAAALIDVITTARGSGLDIGGAILAEYGQWRRFDNNSLATMTDALNLLFSNPVAPLRHLRRLGLAAVDSLPMVGAFFVSEAAGETGERASLMR; encoded by the coding sequence ATGAAAACGCAGTTTGATATTATTATTGTCGGCGCAGGCCATGTCGGATTAATAGCCGCTTTGGCGTCCGCGCAAGCGGGCTTTGACGTGGCCCTCATTGACCGTGCGGATATCAAAGCCCCGCGTGAGGATAGCCGCGCCTCTACCTTGGCCGCCAGCAGTGTGGCGATGTTAAAAAACCTTGGTCTATGGGACGCCCTGTCTGGCGCGGTGCAACCCGTGCATGACATGATGATAGGCGAGGGGCGCGTCGGCGATATCTCGCCGTTATCGCTGCATTTTAATGGTCAAAACCGCGACACGCCCATGGCGCATATGGTGGAGAATGAAATTTTGCGCCGCGCCTGTGTGGACGCGGTCTACAGCAAATCTAGCATTACAATTCTCACAGAGGCGAGCGTCACAGATTTTGATAACGGCGCTGATACGGCCACTGTGACACTGGACAGTGGCGCAGTCCTGCGCGCACCGCTGATTGTCGCTGCTGATGGTCGCAACAGCGCCATGCGGCGCTTTGCAGCCATTCCCGCCCCGCGCCGTGATTATGACCAAAGCGCGATTGTGTTTAATATATCCCATAGCGTCCCGCACGGCGGCGTGGCGCATCAGCTATTTTTAACGGGCGGACCGTTTGCGATATTGCCGATGGTGAACAACACAGCCTGTATCGTTTGGTCAGATAAAACCCGCGCGGTCGACGCCGCCCTCGCGCTGCCCCCGCCCGCGTTCAAGGCCGAGGTTATGCGGCGCATGGGTGACGTGCTAGGCGAGATAGAGATTACCACTACCCCTTATAGCTACCCGCTGACCTTGCAATTGGCGGAGCAATATACGCAAGGCCGCCTCGCCCTAATCGGTGACGCCGCCCATGTTATCTTGCCGCTGGCGGGACAGGGGCTAAACATGGGACTACGCGACGCGGCAGCGTTAATCGATGTTATCACCACAGCCCGGGGTTCCGGGCTTGATATTGGCGGGGCGATCCTGGCGGAATACGGCCAGTGGCGGCGCTTTGATAATAATAGCCTTGCAACTATGACCGATGCGTTGAACCTTTTATTTTCAAACCCCGTTGCACCGTTGCGTCATTTACGGCGGCTTGGTCTTGCGGCTGTGGATAGCCTGCCGATGGTGGGCGCATTTTTTGTGTCCGAGGCCGCAGGCGAAACGGGAGAGCGGGCCTCACTCATGCGTTAG